TTGTCGCAGAGCTTCTAACTTATTCGCCGCTGCTCCAATTAATCGAGCACGTTGCATTAATAAAGATGTGACGGTGTCATTGCTCTCAAAATCCTCCTCATCCATCAGTGCCCAACCAATTCGTTTGGTTAATTTGGCATAAGCTAACGTCTCGGCTTCGGTTAATTCCACCAAAATGGGATAGTAAAGATAGTGAACAAGCGCCCCTTGTCGAATGGCATCTGCTAAGGTGAGTTCGGGTTGTAAAACACTACCAAAGTAATCCAATAAAAAATGCGTTCCCTGCTCATCAAAATAGCGTTCTGGGGTGGCGGAAAGGGCGAGGCGCAAGCCAATATTGCGAGGTAGGCTTTGTTCTAAGCGAGGTGAACCTAAGTTATGAGCTTCATCGCCGACAATTAATGTTTTTTCAGGGAAATAATTGAGCTGAGATTGCAACCCTTCTCCGATTAAAGTGGCATTAGTGGTAATGATGGTAATAAAGGGCTGGTTGCCCGATTGAACGTTGTAAAGTGCGGTGGAAAGTTGACTTTGCCAGTTGTGGAGATTCTCGAAGGCTAAGATGGGTTGCAGGTTAAAGTTTTGGCATTCTCGCGCCCACTGGGTAACGAGATGGCGGTACGGGCAGACGACGAGTAAGACTTGTAAACCAATTTTTTGATACAGTTCAGTGGCGATCGCAAGTGCTGTAATTGTCTTTCCACTCCCCGTCGCCATCTTCAGCGTGCCTCGCCCCTGATTGCCAAACCAGTTCGCTACAGCTTGCCGCTGATACTGTCGGAGTTTAATAGAGGGGGGTATTCTGGGGCATCCTGGTGGGGGCTGATTTTTCTTGGATGAACGTCGATGGTAACTGCCCTTAGCTTCAGCTACCGCACCGGGGGTGTAACTAAAGTGATCGA
Above is a window of Microcoleus sp. AS-A8 DNA encoding:
- a CDS encoding DNA phosphorothioation system restriction enzyme, whose amino-acid sequence is MPPSIKLRQYQRQAVANWFGNQGRGTLKMATGSGKTITALAIATELYQKIGLQVLLVVCPYRHLVTQWARECQNFNLQPILAFENLHNWQSQLSTALYNVQSGNQPFITIITTNATLIGEGLQSQLNYFPEKTLIVGDEAHNLGSPRLEQSLPRNIGLRLALSATPERYFDEQGTHFLLDYFGSVLQPELTLADAIRQGALVHYLYYPILVELTEAETLAYAKLTKRIGWALMDEEDFESNDTVTSLLMQRARLIGAAANKLEALRQLMVGRLDTSHTLFYCGDGTLEGSLSQENQHQIAAVTRLLGAELGYRINTYTAETPLVEREELRRQFEHGELQGLVAIRCLDEGVDIPAIQTAVILASSGNPRQFIQRRGRILRPHPGKQRATLFDMIVLPPDLGRETLEVERNLLKKELKRFLEFADLADNAGEARIKLLQLQKRYGLLDM